A genomic stretch from Bordetella sp. N includes:
- a CDS encoding NAD-dependent protein deacetylase yields MPGDVSDRETQATANTGTTPTGGEVQALRDFVVDHPRLFVLTGAGCSTGSGIPDYRDNEGAWKRRPPIQYRTFMDDTVARARYWARGMIGWRMFGGVLPNAAHRALTTLQQQGRFELLVTQNVDGLHEAAGSRDVVDLHGRMDRVICTQCGHLFPRQQMQEWLESANPGWLHLHAADAPDGDADLEGEDFAQFQVPPCPVCGGLLKPDVVFFGETVPRDRVDRASAALAVCGGVLVVGSSLMVYSGYRFVAAAARAGLPIAVLNLGKTRADPLLTLKVEQPCAEALEELVARLPDQADRPA; encoded by the coding sequence ATGCCGGGTGATGTATCGGATCGGGAAACCCAGGCCACCGCGAACACGGGCACCACGCCAACCGGCGGGGAAGTCCAGGCATTGCGTGATTTCGTGGTCGACCATCCCCGCCTGTTCGTCCTGACCGGTGCGGGTTGCAGCACCGGCTCGGGCATTCCCGACTACCGCGACAACGAGGGCGCCTGGAAACGGCGTCCGCCCATCCAGTACCGCACCTTCATGGACGACACCGTGGCGCGCGCCCGTTACTGGGCGCGCGGCATGATAGGTTGGCGCATGTTCGGCGGCGTCCTCCCCAACGCAGCGCATCGCGCGCTGACCACCTTGCAACAGCAAGGCCGCTTCGAACTGCTGGTCACGCAGAATGTCGATGGCCTGCATGAAGCCGCCGGCAGCCGCGACGTGGTGGACCTGCACGGCCGCATGGACCGCGTCATTTGCACGCAGTGCGGCCACCTGTTCCCCCGCCAGCAGATGCAGGAATGGCTGGAAAGCGCCAACCCCGGCTGGCTGCATCTGCATGCCGCCGATGCGCCGGACGGCGACGCCGACCTCGAAGGAGAGGACTTTGCCCAATTCCAGGTACCGCCCTGTCCGGTGTGCGGCGGCCTGTTGAAACCCGACGTGGTGTTTTTCGGCGAGACCGTGCCGCGCGACCGCGTGGACCGTGCCAGCGCGGCACTGGCGGTGTGCGGCGGCGTGTTGGTGGTCGGGTCGTCGCTGATGGTGTATTCAGGCTACCGCTTCGTCGCGGCCGCCGCGCGGGCCGGCTTGCCCATCGCCGTGCTCAACCTGGGCAAGACCCGCGCCGACCCCCTGCTTACGCTGAAGGTCGAACAGCCCTGCGCCGAAGCGCTGGAAGAATTGGTGGCGCGGCTGCCGGACCAGGCGGACAGGCCCGCCTGA
- the epsC gene encoding serine O-acetyltransferase EpsC, with product MNAPLNPKVITWNLDDIVADLRTVRTEWREPLGRLRRDHSGGREFPSQESLRQIIKDLCGALFPMRLGPIDLREETEDFYVGHTIGAALDALMHQVRLELNYMERHQHPAPSDIEQRAGDIVRAFGAALPPVRRMLDADVIAAFQGDPAARSVDEVLLCYPGVIAMIHHRLAHVLHKLGVPLLARIVAEIAHADTGIDIHPGATIGRSFFIDHGTGVVIGETAIIGDRVRLYQMVTLGAKRFPPGENGELKKGLPRHPILEDDVVVYAGATILGRTTIGRGSVIGGNVWITRDVPPGSNVTQAGTLNTAPDAGCGG from the coding sequence ATGAATGCTCCTTTGAATCCCAAGGTCATCACCTGGAACCTGGACGACATCGTCGCCGATTTGCGCACCGTGCGCACCGAATGGCGCGAACCCCTCGGCCGCCTGCGCCGCGACCATAGTGGCGGACGCGAATTTCCCTCGCAGGAAAGCCTGCGCCAGATCATCAAGGATCTCTGTGGCGCGCTGTTCCCCATGCGCCTGGGTCCCATCGACCTGCGCGAGGAAACCGAGGACTTCTATGTCGGCCACACCATAGGCGCGGCGCTGGACGCCCTGATGCATCAGGTGCGGCTGGAACTGAATTACATGGAGCGCCATCAGCACCCGGCGCCCTCGGACATCGAGCAGCGCGCCGGCGACATCGTGCGCGCCTTCGGGGCCGCGCTGCCGCCGGTGCGCCGCATGCTGGACGCCGACGTCATTGCCGCCTTCCAGGGCGACCCGGCCGCGCGCAGCGTCGACGAGGTGCTGCTGTGCTACCCCGGCGTGATCGCCATGATCCATCATCGCCTGGCCCATGTCCTGCACAAGCTGGGCGTACCGCTGCTGGCGCGCATCGTCGCCGAGATCGCGCACGCCGACACGGGCATCGACATCCATCCCGGCGCCACCATCGGCCGCAGCTTCTTCATCGACCACGGCACCGGCGTCGTCATCGGTGAAACGGCCATCATCGGCGACCGCGTGCGCCTCTATCAGATGGTGACCCTGGGCGCCAAGCGCTTCCCGCCCGGCGAAAACGGCGAGCTGAAGAAGGGCCTGCCGCGCCACCCGATTCTGGAAGACGACGTGGTCGTCTATGCCGGCGCCACCATCCTGGGCCGCACCACCATCGGCCGCGGCTCGGTCATCGGCGGCAACGTCTGGATCACGCGCGACGTGCCGCCGGGCAGCAACGTCACCCAGGCCGGCACGCTGAACACCGCCCCCGATGCCGGCTGTGGCGGCTGA